CAAACTTGATCTTCGGCTGCATCACCACATCTACCTCCGTACCACGGACAAGCTTCTTATATCCTCTCTGTGCTCCGCATCCCATAACCTGAGACACTGTGATTCCATTTACATCTATGGCATTCAACGCTTCCTTGACGTCCTCAAAGACCTCCTCGCGCACGATAGCCTCAACCTTTATCATCATAATAGATCTCTCCTTCCTATATCATTGCTGTCCTACGAATCAAGTCCATTGAATGTTGGATATGCACTCTCGCCGTGCTCTGAGATATCCAGACCTACCTTTTCTTCTCTGTCTGTTACACGGAGCGGTGTGAAAAGTCTCACAATTCCAAGACAGATAAGTGTTCCGACTACGGCAACTACGATCGTAACCACAATGCCAACAAGCTGCATCAGGAACAAATGTACATCTCCGAATACCAGACCATCCCAACGAGCTACACTGTTGATGGAGCTCTTTGCAAATAAACCTGTTGCGATACCTCCCCAGATACCACCGATACCATGACATCCAAATGCATCAAGTGCATCGTCT
This sequence is a window from Coprococcus eutactus. Protein-coding genes within it:
- a CDS encoding P-II family nitrogen regulator, whose protein sequence is MMIKVEAIVREEVFEDVKEALNAIDVNGITVSQVMGCGAQRGYKKLVRGTEVDVVMQPKIKFEIVVSSEEWEKKTIEAIQKAAYTGEVGDGKIFSYEIRTATKIRTKESGYDALN